In the genome of Botrytis cinerea B05.10 chromosome 13, complete sequence, one region contains:
- the Bcded81 gene encoding Bcded81: protein MAALQELADRTLKTDAIYIDTDVGQDDQSATGAESKPYKSLAYAYIQHGGSEGGKYQSRASTTNAVSADGDPSERLVWKDPAKAAIKKAQNALDAHKKKFVKQQQMAAAEKEKDDARLKTLEDSKKIVLTEDASLPPAVKIKIMRKDIELGEGEKKGTRVKVSGRIHRLREQKQATFITLVDGYGHLQCILQGDLTKTYDALTFAQGTSLTLYGEMRKVLAGQSAPDDRELHVDYYKVIGTSPSDADAITNKISHQQDQWESSMLDNRHLVLRGDTASSVMKVRSAVEWAFAKAYKEMYFTKISPPAFVQTQVEGGSTLFELDYYGEKTYLTQSSQLYLETGIPSLGNVYCIEKSFRAEKSLTRRHLSEYTHVEAELDFIDFDDLLDHLEEMISTVISTIMADPEIAGYIKELNPEFQAPARPFKRMRYSDAIDWLNAQDPPILNEEGNPHVFGDDIAEAAERRMTDIINLPILLTHFPVEIKAFYMKKDPQDPRVTESVDVLMPGVGEIVGGSMRMEGYEELMAAYEREGISPKEYYWYTEQRKYGTSPHGGYGLGLERFIAWICKQHSVRTCCLYPRFMGRCKP from the exons ATGGCCGCACTTCAAGAACTCGCAGATAGAACTCTGAAGACGGATGCGATCTATATCGATACTGATGTTGGCCAAGATGATCAATCAGCCACTGGTGCTGAAAGCAAGCCTTACAAGTCTTTAGCATACGCCTATATCCAACATGGTGGGAGCGAGGgaggaaaatatcaatcaagagCCTCAACAACTAATGCCGTGAGCGCAGATGGTGATCCATCAGAGCGATTGGTATGGAAAGATCCAGCCAAGGCTGCTATTAAGAAGGCACAAAATGCCTTGGATGCACACAAGAAGAAGTTTGTGAAGCAACAACAGATGGCTGCCGccgagaaggagaaggatgaTGCAAGACTCAAGACACTCGAAGATTCGAAAAAGATTGTTCTTACCGAAGACGCCTCATTACCACCAGCagtcaagatcaagattATGCGcaaagatattgaattggGTGAGGGCGAAAAGAAGGGTACCCGTGTTAAGGTTTCAGGTCGCATTCACAGATTGAGAGAACAAAAGCAGGCTACCTTCATTACATTGGTTGATGGATATGGGCACTTACAATGTATCTTGCAAGGTGACCTAACCAAGACATACGATGCTCTCACTTTCGCACAAGGTACTTCTCTTACTCTCTACGGAGAGATGCGAAAGGTTCTTGCTGGTCAATCGGCTCCAGATGACCGCGAATTACATGTCGATTACTACAAAGTCATTGGCACATCTCCATCTGATGCCGATGCTATCACTAACAAGATTTCTCATCAACAAGATCAATGGGAGTCCTCTATGTTGGACAACCGTCACCTTGTCCTCCGTGGAGATACCGCTTCTTCAGTTATGAAGGTTCGTTCTGCAGTCGAATGGGCATTCGCAAAGGCATATAAGGAGATGTACTTCACCAAGATTAGTCCACCTGCATTCGTTCAAACACAAGTTGAGGGTGGTTCTACTTTGTTTGAATTGGACTACTACGGAGAGAAGACATATCTTACTCAATCATCTCAACTTTATCTCGAAACTGGTATTCCAAGTCTCGGAAACGTTTACTGTATCGAAAAATCCTTCCGTGCAGAGAAATCCCTGACCCGTCGTCATTTGTCCGAATATACTCACGTTGAGGCTGAATTAGATTTCATTGATTTCGATGATCTTCTAGATCATCTGGAAGAGATGATCAGCACTGTCATTAGTACCATTATGGCCGACCCAGAGATCGCCGGCTACATCAAGGAGCTCAACCCAGAATTCCAAGCTCCAGCCCGTCCATTCAAGCGCATGCGCTACTCGGATGCCATTGACTGGCTCAACGCACAAGACCCCCCTATTCTCAACGAAGAGGGCAACCCACATGTCTTCGGTGATGATATCGCTGAGGCTGCTGAAAGAAGGATGACGGATATCATTAACTTGCCCATTCTTCTCACACATTTCCCAGTTGAAATTAAGGCCTTTTACATGAAGAAAGATCCCCAAGATCCAAGAGTTACTGAGAGTGTGGATGTTTTGATGCCAGGTGTTGGTGAGATTGTAGGTGGTAGTATGAGAATGGAAGGTTATGAAGAATTGATGGCTGCATATGAGCGTGAGGGCATTAGTCCTAAGGAGTATTACTGGTACACTGAACAGAGAAA GTATGGTACATCTCCTCATGGTGGTTACGGATTAGGTCTTGAAAGATTCATCGCTTGGATCTGTAAACAACATTCAGTCCGTACATGTTGTTTGTACCCAAGATTTATGGGCCGTTGCAAGCCTTAG
- the Bcant1 gene encoding Bcant1 encodes MANVYNSQLDAFTQYHQYHDTSSSSATSTALPALGHAISGATGTAISNLCIYPLDLIITRLQVQRTLANSSSPTSKKPQEYTSVADAFDKIYNEEGGIAGFYSGVLQDTSKSIADSFLFFLFYGYIRSKRLQFHHSPSKATLPALEELGVGALAGGLSKFFTTPLSNIVVRKQTHSMTAPSGSKSPTISSIISDIREKKGITGLWSGYSASLILTLNPSLTFFLYEFLKRVMIPRDKRDDPGARITFLLAAVSKAIASSVTYPVSLAKARAQVDGSSSPVKKESVEKLSNNVKDATTDRSKKSAQEAQKHLKDVSKQARKNTIIHSILKIYKEEGIGGLYEGIGGEIIKGFLGHGLTMIVKDRVHELILSLYFMGLRLLKRSPSPKVIISDAREKVMEGGENALQRLKKVGEDTLQSARENGSSLASTAQNSTTTITQSAKDASEKVFNGVKTLGGKTNDSVPTANEVSDRAAAIRNNLTETKTTTTEYVNKEAGHLLGNAGEQLGERIEGLGGEIKRVGKAGNGGQ; translated from the exons ATGGCAAACGTTTACAATAGTCAGCTG GATGCGTTCacacaatatcatcaatatcatgatacctcatcatcctccgCGACCTCAACAGCTCTCCCAGCACTCGGCCATGCCATAAGCGGCGCAACCGGGACCGCCATCTCAAACCTCTGTATCTACCCCCTCGACCTCATCATAACACGTCTTCAAGTCCAAAGAACTCTCGCaaattcctcctcccccactTCAAAAAAGCCCCAGGAATATACATCAGTTGCGGACGCCTTTGACAAAATTTACAATGAAGAAGGAGGGATCGCCGGATTTTACAGTGGGGTCTTACAAGACACATCTAAATCCATTGCAGATTcattcttgttcttcctcttttaTGGATATATTCGTTCAAAAAGATTACAATTTCATCACTCACCCTCCAAAGCTACACTTCCAGCACTCGAGGAATTAGGCGTTGGCGCATTAGCTGGCGGGCTATCAAAGTTTTTCACCACACCATTGTCTAATATTGTCGTGCGAAAGCAAACTCATTCAATGACTGCTCCCTCTGGCTCAAAATCCCcaacaatatcttcaataatATCGGACataagagagaagaaaggcaTTACTGGTCTCTGGTCCGGTTACAGTGCATCTTTAATCCTTACTCTCAATCCGAGTCTCACGTTCTTTCTCTATGAGTTTCTCAAACGAGTCATGATCCCGAGAGATAAACGCGATGATCCAGGGGCACGGATTACATTCTTGTTGGCAGCGGTTAGTAAGGCGATTGCAAGTAGCGTTACGTATCCTGTGAGTCTAGCTAAGGCCCGAGCACAAGTCGACGGGTCTTCTTCTCCAgttaaaaaagaaagtgtCGAGAAGCTTTCAAATAATGTGAAAGATGCAACAACGGATAGGTCCAAGAAATCTGCCCAAGAAGCACAGAAACATCTCAAAGATGTTTCtaagcaagcaagaaaaaacacaatcattcattccataCTCAAGATCTACAAGGAAGAAGGGATAGGAGGATTATATGAGGGCATCGGAGGGGAGATTATCAAGGGATTTCTGGGCCATGGATTAACAATGATTGTGAAAGACCGTGTACATGAACTCATTCTCTCACTTTATTTCATGGGTTTACGATTATTGAAACGCAGTCCCTCGCCAAAAGTAATCATCAGCGATGCGAGAGAAAAGGTCATGGAAGGAGGTGAAAATGCCTTACAGAGGCTCAAGAAAGTGGGTGAGGATACGCTTCAATCTGCTCGCGAGAACGGCTCGAGTCTCGCATCTACAGCCCAAAATTCGACTACCACTATCACACAGTCAGCAAAGGACGCCTCGGAGAAAGTGTTCAATGGAGTCAAAACTCTTGGAGGCAAGACAAATGATAGTGTTCCCACGGCGAATGAGGTAAGCGACAGAGCAGCTGCCATAAGGAACAATTTAACAGAAACGAAAACAACGACTACTGAATATGTGAACAAGGAAGCAGGTCATTTACTTGGGAATGCAGGTGAGCAATTAGGTGAGAGAATTGAGGGGTTAGGAGGAGAGATCAAGAGAGTCGGAAAGGCAGGAAATGGGGGACAGTAA
- the Bccdc9 gene encoding Bccdc9: protein MPPKQATLGKFFGQPKGAPAKQSKLSFSSKPSSSKPPASSPSASEASEENKDVEMKDGDSDIGNEDSIKKEDGSDKKQKVKKENAKLEKGVKRSRSASPKLSAKTKAIKIEDEVKEEEEEEDEDEEPIVKKPRRAGKAETREKKPSPKPVSMKTQTKPEPESSTKKATSKNMSPPPKRGKNAKVVEEDEEDEDEVQATAPSKPAKRRDSNVSKSASESEIEEDLESSGDEKPEVAAKAREKIQTSLKSKSKDPYPDWKPGEPVPYAALCTTFSLVEMTTKRLVIAAHCSLFLRQVLRLTPDDLLPTVLLMINKLAADYAGIELGIGESLIMKAIGESTGRNLSVIKNDQKEIGDLGLVAVKSRSNQPVMFKPKPLTIRGVLKSLIDIATMQGNGAQGRKVDGIKKLLSAADAHSSGKVDITKDKGGASEAKYIVRFLEGKLRLGLAEKTVLVSLAQAMVCHEIEAKGSGKVPSTEQMAKGESILKAVHSSLPSYDVIIPAMLEHGIFNLKDNCKLQPGVPLKPMLAKPTKAITEVLDRFENQTFTCEYKYDGERAQIHYVSKDSSKQYLGATPAAAKSSDGGLAAIFSRNSEDLSKKYPDILGKLNTWVKEDTKSFVLDCETVAWDTVEKKVLPFQQLMTRKKKDVKVEDVKVKVCVFAFDLLFLNGEAVVEKSLRERRALLHEAFQPVEGEFQFATSMNGQEIDEIQTFLDDSVKASCEGLMVKMLDGTESGYEPSKRSRNWLKIKKDYLSGIGDSLDLVVLGAYYGRGKRTSVYGAFLLACHNPQTDTYETICNIGTGFSEQVLEELYAQLSAIVIDRPKPFYSHSSGNQHQPDVWFEPRYVWEVKTADLTLSPRYKAGCKEGVDKGGERGISLRFPRFIKIRDDKKPDMATSSRQVAEMYRKQESVTKNKGPSVDDDFEY, encoded by the exons ATGCCTCCAAAGCAGGCGACATTGGG CAAGTTCTTCGGCCAACCAAAAGGTGCGCCTGCAAAACAATCGAAGctatctttctcttccaagCCAAGCTCAAGCAAGCCGCCAGCAAGCTCGCCATCCGCGTCAGAAGCCTcagaagagaataaagatgttgagatgaaagatggagattcaGATATAGGAAACGAAGATTcgatcaagaaagaagatgggtCTGATAAAAAgcaaaaagtaaaaaaagaaaatgcaaagTTAGAGAAAG GTGTGAAGAGATCAAGATCCGCGAGTCCGAAACTCTCAGCAAAGACTAAGGCTATAAAAATTGAGGATGaagtcaaggaagaagaggaggaggaggatgaagacgaagagcCTATTGTGAAGAAGCCTCGAAGAGCTGGAAAGGCCGAaacaagagagaagaagccTTCGCCAAAACCCGTTAGCATGAAAACTCAGACCAAACCCGAGCCAGAATCATCGACCAAAAAAGCCACTTCAAAGAACATGTCACCGCCACCAAAGCGTGGTAAGAACGCCAAGGTAgtagaggaagatgaagaggatgaagacgaaGTGCAAGCAACAGCACCATCAAAACCGGCAAAGCGCAGAGACTCAAATGTATCCAAATCGGCATCAGAATCCGAAATCGAGGAGGATTTAGAATCTAGTGGAGACGAGAAACCGGAAGTAGCTGCCAAAGCTAGGGAGAAGATTCAAACATCCTTGAAATCGAAGAGCAAAGACCCATATCCGGATTGGAAACCAGGAGAGCCAGTACCTTATGCAGCTCTTTGTACAACATTCTCCCTGGTAGAAATGACGACCAAGCGATTAGTAATTGCGGCTCATTGTTCCTTGTTTCTTCGTCAAGTCCTTCGACTTACCCCAGATGATCTTTTACCTACAGTTCTTCTCATGATCAACAAGTTGGCTGCAGATTATGCTGGAATTGAGTTGGGTATTGGTGAATCATTAATTATGAAGGCCATCGGAGAGTCTACTGGTCGAAATTTAAGCGTCATCAAGAATGATCAGAAAGAGATTGGTGATCTTGGACTTGTAGCTGTTAAGAGTCGATCAAATCAGCCTGTAATGTTCAAGCCAAAGCCATTGACAATCAGAGGCGTTCTGAAGAGTCTGATCGACATTGCTACAATGCAAGGCAACGGTGCCCAGGGACGAAAAGTTGATGGGATCAAGAAGTTGCTTTCCGCAGCTGATGCGCATTCGTCAGGTAAAGTTGACATCACAAAAGACAAGGGTGGAGCAAGCGAAGCAAAATACATTGTTCGTTTCCTAGAGGGTAAGCTTCGTCTTGGGTTGGCAGAAAAGACCGTTCTCGTGTCTTTGGCTCAAGCAATGGTATGTCATGAGATTGAAGCGAAAGGTTCTGGAAAGGTTCCAAGCACAGAACAGATGGCGAAGGGAGAGTCGATATTGAAAGCAGTTCACAG CTCCCTTCCTAGTTATGATGTGATCATTCCAGCAATGTTGGAGCACGGCATCTTCAACCTGAAAGATAACTGCAAGCTCCAGCCCGGTGTACCATTGAAGCCTATGTTGGCCAAACCAACAAAAGCAATAACAGAAGTCCTGGATcgatttgaaaatcaaacTTTCACTTGCGAGTATAAATACGATGGAGAAAGAGCCCAGATACATTACGTTTCTAAGGATTCTTCCAAACAATATCTTGGTGCTACACCCGCTGCTGCTAAATCGTCTGATGGAGGCCTTGCTGCTATATTCTCACGAAACTCAGAAGATCTTTCCAAGAAATACCCAGATATTCTTGGCAAACTAAACACATGGGTCAAGGAAGATACGAAGAGCTTTGTACTCGATTGTGAAACGGTTGCTTGGGATACGGTTGAAAAGAAAGTCTTGCCTTTCCAACAACTCATGAcacgaaagaagaaggatgttaaggttgaagatgttaAAGTTAAAGTTTGTGTGTTCGCCTTCGATTTACTTTTTCTGAACGGTGAAGCTGTTGTTGAGAAATCATTACGAGAACGTCGTGCACTTCTCCATGAAGCTTTTCAGCCTGTCGAAGGCGAATTTCAATTTGCTACTAGTATGAATGGCCaagagattgatgagattCAGACATTCTTAGATGATAGTGTCAAGGCATCGTGCGAAGGGTTGATGGTGAAGATGTTGGATGGCACGGAAAGTGGTTACGAGCCCAGTAAAAGAAGTAGGAATTGGCTTAAG ATCAAGAAGGATTATCTCTCAGGCATCGGCGATTCTCTCGATCTCGTTGTTCTAGGAGCCTACTATGGTCGTGGAAAGCGTACTTCCGTCTACGGAGCTTTCCTCCTCGCCTGTCACAACCCTCAAACTGACACCTACGAAACTATCTGCAACATTGGCACTGGTTTTAGCGAACAAGTTCTCGAAGAACTCTACGCCCAACTCTCTGCTATAGTTATTGACCGTCCCAAACCGTTCTACTCCCATTCCTCAggaaatcaacatcaacctGATGTTTGGTTTGAGCCAAGATATGTCTGGGAAGTCAAGACGGCTGATTTGACTTTGAGTCCGAGATACAAGGCGGGTTGTAAGGAGGGCGTCGACAAAGGGGGAGAAAGGGGCATTTCGTTAAGATTCCCAAGATTTATCAAGATTAGAGATGATAAGAAACCGGATATGGCGACGAGTAGCAGACAGGTTGCGGAGATGTACAGGAAGCAGGAGAGTGTTACGAAGAATAAGGGCCCgagtgttgatgatgattttgagtaTTAG
- the Bcmrn1 gene encoding Bcmrn1 gives MQESQTQNGGSGATSVNRPFGHASKPSSSDTGFSHGAYSSNQFSMGGYGDRHPRRVNIPSINTQSMGQQGQNDMTTPGTAFDMQFTPLLPSQLLLGSPFQPGTPSAFQSPQFQNYATFQQQQQNQQQPQSPTGPMSPQLYQSLVSPSTYGAPQFYNPQSPTGGFAQMNNGMQNMSMAPSSPVQMSPGLVSGTSRTVYLGNIPPETSAEEILGHVRSGQIESVRLLPDKNCAFISFLDGSSATHFHSDAILKKLSIRGQDIKVGWGKPSQVPTSVALAVQQSGASRNVYLGNLGEEVTEDELREDLGKFGPIDTVKIVREKAIGFVHFLSIGNAIKAVSQLPQEAKWQSPRRVYYGKDRCAYVSKTQQQNAAQYLGIAPGYAHVLNGADRDLISNALAQQSVAAAAVATTAGGINNLGNRTVYLGNIHPETTIEEICNVVRGGLLHHIRYIPDKHICFVTFIDPTSAASFYALSNLQGLMIHNRRLKIGWGKHSGALPAAIALAVSGGASRNVYIGNLDESWTEERLRQDFSEYGEIELVNTLREKSCAFVNFTNIANAIKAIEAIRGKEEYRRFKVNFGKDRCGNPPRQVQQSQSPRGDGVNSPPHSGGLQPSQNGSSPTGSVAPGSINGSNGNFQQQQQQQQQQGSTPSTILNAGSNNPLTMYLNQVSQQAQQQQQQNLDPYSVAALQQQQQQVLAAQQAALYGGGNMDEMNIQQPQSNGHGSSASISNTNGFQSSGAPTMNGLLAPARGSHSRAVSLPVFAQPDGNGNGEQQGNPRGRGHQYQSSFSGGLGNGGFNSGYGLGIDGQGHGLNGWAEEEVAGH, from the coding sequence ATGCAGGAGTCACAAACTCAAAATGGCGGATCTGGAGCGACATCTGTGAATAGACCCTTTGGGCATGCATCTAAGCCCTCCAGCAGCGATACGGGCTTCTCTCATGGCGCATACAGCTCAAATCAGTTTTCGATGGGTGGTTATGGTGATAGACATCCTCGCAGAGTGAACATTCCTTCGATAAATACACAAAGCATGGGTCAACAAGGTCAGAATGATATGACAACACCGGGAACCGCATTTGATATGCAATTCACGCCTTTGTTACCTTCACAGCTTCTTCTTGGTAGTCCATTCCAACCAGGGACTCCTTCTGCGTTTCAAAGTCCCCAATTCCAAAATTATGCAACCTtccaacagcaacagcagaatcaacaacaacctcAGAGCCCAACTGGGCCCATGTCTCCTCAACTATACCAGAGCTTGGTATCCCCTTCGACTTATGGCGCACCTCAATTCTACAACCCACAATCTCCAACCGGCGGATTTGCTCAAATGAACAACGGGATGCAGAACATGAGCATGGCCCCTTCCTCTCCAGTACAGATGTCACCAGGTTTGGTTTCAGGAACTAGCCGAACTGTTTACTTGGGAAACATCCCCCCTGAGACGTCCGCAGAAGAAATTCTTGGTCACGTCCGAAGTGGCCAGATTGAATCTGTTCGACTTTTGCCAGATAAGAACTGTGCTTTCATCTCATTTTTGGATGGAAGTTCTGCCACACATTTCCACTCCGATGCgattttgaagaagcttTCTATCAGAGGCCAGGATATCAAGGTTGGTTGGGGAAAGCCTTCTCAAGTACCCACCTCTGTCGCTCTTGCCGTTCAACAATCAGGTGCTTCGAGAAATGTTTATTTGGGAAATCTTGGTGAAGAGGTCACTGAGGACGAGCTACGTGAAGATCTTGGAAAATTCGGCCCAATTGATACAGTGAAGATTGTTCGTGAAAAGGCAATTGGTTTTGTTCATTTCTTGTCGATTGGAAATGCTATCAAGGCGGTCTCTCAGTTACCTCAGGAGGCAAAATGGCAGTCACCACGTCGGGTCTACTACGGAAAGGATCGTTGCGCTTACGTTTCGAAGACCCAACAACAGAATGCTGCACAATATCTTGGTATCGCACCAGGGTATGCTCATGTTCTTAATGGGGCTGATCGTGACTTGATTTCTAATGCTTTGGCTCAACAATCTGTAGCTGCAGCAGCTGTTGCCACAACTGCGGGTGGAATCAATAACCTTGGGAACCGAACTGTTTACCTTGGTAACATTCATCCGGAGACAACAATCGAAGAAATTTGCAATGTTGTTAGAGGTGGTCTTTTACATCACATTCGATATATACCCGACAAGCACATTTGCTTTGTCACATTCATTGATCCAACTTCTGCTGCTTCTTTCTATGCTTTGAGTAACTTGCAAGGATTGATGATTCATAatagaagattgaagattgggtGGGGAAAACACTCTGGTGCTCTTCCTGCTGCAATTGCTCTTGCTGTCAGTGGTGGTGCATCAAGAAATGTTTACATTGGTAACTTGGACGAATCATGGACtgaagagagattgagaCAAGATTTCTCTGAATATGGTGAGATTGAATTGGTCAACACACTTCGAGAGAAGAGCTGCGCCTTTGTCAACTTCACCAACATTGCAAACGCTATCAAGGCAATTGAGGCCATCCGAGGCAAGGAAGAGTACCGTCGATTCAAAGTCAACTTTGGAAAAGATCGATGTGGAAATCCTCCACGACAGGTCCaacaatcccaatctccGCGCGGTGATGGTGTTAACTCACCTCCTCATTCGGGCGGTCTTCAACCCAGTCAAAATGGTTCTTCACCTACGGGTTCCGTAGCTCCAGGTTCAATCAATGGATCAAATGGAAATTtccaacagcaacagcaacaacagcaacaacaggGATCTACTCCATCGACTATTCTTAACGCTGGAAGTAACAATCCTTTGACCATGTACCTCAACCAAGTTTCTCAACAAgctcaacaacaacaacaacaaaatcttGATCCATACTCTGTTGCAGCtcttcaacaacagcagcaacaagTTCTTGCAGCGCAACAAGCTGCTTTGTACGGCGGTGGTAACatggatgaaatgaatattcagCAACCACAATCGAATGGACATGGTTCAAGCGCAAGTATTAGCAACACGAATGGTTTCCAATCATCTGGAGCACCCACCATGAATGGATTGTTGGCTCCAGCCAGAGGAAGTCACAGTAGGGCTGTTTCTCTCCCTGTTTTCGCACAACCAGATGGTAATGGAAACGGAGAGCAGCAGGGAAACCCAAGAGGTAGAggacatcaatatcaaagttcTTTCTCTGGTGGTCTAGGCAATGGAGGTTTCAACAGCGGGTATGGACTTGGCATTGATGGACAAGGACATGGACTCAATGGTTGGGCCGAAGAGGAAGTGGCAGGACATTAA